The DNA sequence CGTAGAGGCGTGGAGTGGCAATTTACTAGCCAAACCTTCACGCTGATCGACAGGTACACCTCGCAATTATCCTGGAAAGGAGACTTTCTGCCATGATCCAATACGCCACAAAACAAGTCACCGTTTTTCAAAGCGCCCTGTTTCAAACGACATCCACAGTCATTTCACTGGACGAGCATATCGTGATCGTGGATCCAAACTGGCTCCCTCATGAAGTCAGAGCCATTCAAGACTACGTGCAATCCATTCGAGGTGACAAAGAGCTCTATTTGCTGTTTACTCACGGGGATTTCGATCACATTATCGGCTATCGTGCCTTTCCTGACGCCAAGTCGATCGGCAGTATTGGCTTGCAAAACCATCCCAAGAAAGACCACAAGCTTCATTTAATTCACGACTTTGACGCTACCTATTATTTGACCCGAGACTACCCGATCGAGTTTCCCGAGCTGGACATCGTCATCTCCGAGGATCACCAGCAGCTGACCCTTGGTACGTCCACTCTTCATTTTTACCTAGCTCCCGGCCATTCCGCTGACGGATTGTTTACCATCGTTGATTCCCTTGGCCTTTTCGTCGCAGGTGATTACCTCTCTGACTTCGAGCTGCCCTATATTTATGACAGCGCCAAGAGCTACAAAAAGACCATCGAAAAAGCCTCGCAAATCATCGACGCCCACGGTATCTTGCTACTCGTTCCCGGTCATGGTCAAACGACCGACAGCCAAGCGGAGATGAAGAGGCGAGCTCATCTGGCTCTGGATCATTTGGAGAGATTGACGAATGCCGTCATCGCGAAGGATGAAGCACTGATTGCCAGCATGGAAAAGGAGCACGCCTTTTTCTCCCCGACCACACAGGAATCTCACAAGGAAAATGTCCGCATTATTCGCAGCGAATACAGTGGTGATTGAGCCACATACAGCAAAGCCGCTTACCCTGTTGCGGGGCAAGCGGCTTTTTCGTCATGTCCGTTCATTTTCTTAGCTTGTTTGATCGAGGTGTCTTCAGTGACTGGAGACACATGTAGCAGATAACCCCAAACAATATGGTGATAATCATGGAGTGCAAGAGCGTCGCATACAGATGCAGCTGGAACAGTACAACGAAACCACCGCTAAATACCTGCAAAGTAACGAGCACGAAGGCAAGAATGCTGGCTCCGTAAAGATCCCGACGCGTTTCCTTGAAGTGCTTGACCGCATAAATCAAGTTCAGTAGCAGCAAGATCAAAAGCAGCATGGCACCAAGTCTATGGACGAATTGGATTCCCACCTGCCCAGACAGCTCTGGAATCAGCTTGCCTTGACACAGTGGCCAATCGGTACACGCCATACTGGAACCTGTGTGTCGGACGTATGCACCCAAATAAACGACGCCATAAGCGTAAATGGTCACGCCCCAGATCCAGTTGCGGAAGCCTTTGGATACGCCCGTCTGCACCATGCTTTCCATTCTGTCCCGCTGCAATACGAACCCGGTCAACAGAAACACGCCTGTAAATGCTAGCAAGGAAAAGCCAAAGTGGAGCGCGAGTACAGCTGACGACTGCGGCCAGATCACGGCAGAAGCACCGAGAATCGACTCCAACACGATGAAAAACAAACCGAACAAAGCAAGGTTGCGAACTTCTTGATTGCCGCGATAGAAGCGCCAGCAGAGCACCGAGAAGACAATCACAACGATGCCGGCAATACCTGTAATCAAGCGATGCGTGTATTCAATGATCGAAGCCAAGGTATACTCCGGGACCCATTTGCCATTGCAAAGTGGCCAGTCATTTCCGCATCCAAGGCCGGAATCCGTTTTGGTTACAAGCGACCCGGCAATCATGACGATAAACATGACGAGAGTAGCAATAACGGCGAGAGGTTTCAGCCATTTTTCCATAGTGAATACACCCTGTTTCCTGTGAGGATTGAGGTCTGTCGAAACGTTGACCTCTTGCGTAGTGTCCTCTCTTACGATAATGAAACATCCCCTGCTAAGCAAGGGATGTTCCGTGAACATTTAGTGAGTGTTTCGTGTCAATAATGGTACACCATTGTGCTAATGACAATCGATGCACAGAAGACGGTCAGGTACAAAATGGAATAGCCGAAAAGCTTACGAGCCCATGCGAGATCGTCCTTGGCACGGAAGCCTTGGAACAACAGCACCATGTACACGAGGCCCATAATCCCCATGACAATCAGGTAAACGTATCCTACACTGCCGTGAATAAAGAGCAGCAAAGACGCCGGGAACAATACAGAACCCCAGAGCACCATTTGACGCTTGGTTTCTGCAAAACCTTTGACTACTGGTAGCATTGGCAAATTCCCTGCGCGATACTCTTCCGTTTTCAACATGGCCAACGCCAAAAAGTGCGGAGGCTGCCACAGGAACATAATCAGGAACAATAGCCAAGCGGCCGGGTCCATGTTATTCGTTACCGCTACCCAACCAATGACAGGAGGAGCAGCACCGGAAATACCGCCAATAACAGTGTTCAACGTAGTCACACGTTTTAGAGGCGTATAAATCAGCACGTAGAAGATGTGGCCGATCAATCCCCATACAGCCGCCAACGGATTGGCAAAGACTGCGAGAACGACCAATCCCGCCAAAAGCAATCCAATCCCCACAAGCAATGCATTACGGGGCGAAATGCGCCCAGTAGCTACTGCTCGGTTTTTGGTACGCTTCATTTTCAAATCCAATTCACGATCGTAAAAGTTGTTCAACGCCGCACCCGACATGATCACCAAAGCGGTGCCAAGCATGGTGAGGATCGCTAGCTTCCAGTCTGGGAAACCGTAGGATGCCAACCATAAAGCAGCAAATGTCGTCATCAGGTTGGACATGGTAATACCAGGCTTTGTCAGTTCTACATAGTCACGCCAGGTTGCCTGTTCTACCGATTGTGCCTGCAAGGCAGTATCGGCTTCGAGCGATTCCTGCATCGTTACTTGCTGGTCCACATTTTGTACCTCCTGTCTGAATCTATCTGAACATCCGAATTCGCAATTGACAAACTATCCATCATTGTAGTCAATTTTCGCGAGGCAAGTCAACTTGTAAGAGGGATTCCCATTACCATCCAAAGATAACGTCGAGGACACCCGCCGTCTCTCCACCAGGGTAAATCAGATACAGCAACGTATAAACCGTCGCGCCTGTAATGGCTGTAACAAACCAGATAATCGACGTCCACGGTCCAATCTTTCTGTGCTTGGCAAATTCTTTTTTGTAAGCAAAGCGAAGCGTAATCAGCCCCATCACTCCGCCTACGGTAGCCAATGTAATATGGAAGATCAGGAAGGTCTGATAGATCGGCTTGAGACTATCGGGCCCGCCGAAATGCGTATTCCCTAAAAAAGCAGTGCGGGATACGTAAGTAATGAAGAAGATCGTCGCACAAATGGCGGCCCACTTCATGATTTTCATATGTTTCTCTATTTGTCGCTTCGCAATCGCATACCAGCCAAAGGCGACCAAGATGCCGCTGAGGACGATAAACGAAGTGCTTATGGTAGGCAACAAGATGGACATTTCCTACACCTCATTCACGTATTTCTGTCTCTTTTTTTACACGCTACCTTCTTCAGTGGCAGGTGTCTTCATCAAGATATTTGCAGGCTGCTGATCCATCGATAAATCGTCCTGCTTCTCCTGTTTATACCAGTTATAGAAGACGTAGGCAAGCACTGAGCCGTAAACGAGCTCTTGTACGAGCTTCATGATGATCCCGCCCAGTCGTTGGTCACTGAAGCTATCCAGGCTGACAAACAGCTGAGGTGCCTGCATGTATGTGGCATATAACGGAGTTTCGGCAAAGATAATCAGCGCACAGGCGGGTGTAATCAACACACCGTTAGCAAAGATGTACGCGAGCTTCTTCAATCCCGCCAGTTGCTTTTTGTTATCCGAGAGCGGACTCACAATTGGCCACCACATGGAAAAGGCAGCGAGCAACAACACAACATGATAGACCGTCATCCATTCATGGTTGAGTGCAGCTGCATCAAAAATGAAAGGAATATGATAGAACGAGAACAGTGTATTGAACAGAAGGGCTGCCACTAATGGTTGCGTAAAGATCCGCAACAAGGCTTTTAGCCATTTGGGTTGAAAAATCTTTTCCATGAGCCACTCTGGTATTGCAACCAAGACAAGTGGCGGCAAGGCAAAGTACAAAATCGACTGTTGCAGCATGTGAAGACTAAACAGGTAATGATGGCCGTAATAACTGATGGGACTCCCTTGTGCTGCATAAAACAATATCAACGCAAATACAAACAAGCATTTTTGCCTGGTGGTCGCCGGCGTTGCACGAGCAAACCTTTGGTGAAACGGACCTGTCAACAAAAAATAGACAATCGCAAAGAGCAAGGTCAACAACATAACATCCGGACTCCATAAGTCGGAAAATGTCGCGCCCCCCACGCTCGATGACACGCCGTGCAGGTGATTCTGACTATCCATGAATATCCTCCCTTCATACTAGAAAGGGTGCCCTCTATACATTCTCCATTATACCGTTGATCCAACGTTCTTTCCCGGTTAAAAATGAACAAAGTGTTGACAAAAATGGAGTGCCCACAAAGAGCTTGTCAAACGTACATTCATGTAGACAAGCCTCAGTCGCAAGAAAAAAACCTTCATCCATTTGCTAATCGATGGGCGGTAGCCGTGGGTAGGAAAAAGGAGAAAACGCTCCAGGTTAGTAGGGTCACCTGCGCTGGGGTCATCCCTGCACGGCTGTGCCCCAAATACCTTCGCTTTTTTCTCCTTTTTCCTGACCAGCTTTCATTTCTGGAACAGCCTTTTACTGAGTCTATTAAAAGCATGCTGGTTGCAATACAATTCGCACGGAGGGGGCTTTTTCAGCAAATATTAATAAGCTATTTCATCCTTTAATGATCTGAGACCACCTTACCAGCCTGCACTTTGTAACAGAAACCAAAATAAGAACAAAAAGAAGGCTATCCCAATGTAGAAAAACTACTGGGATAGCCCCTTCATGCTTAAGCCTTCAATTACAGTCCGAAAGAAACGAATTTCGTTTCCAAATATTCATCCATTCCGAAGTGACCGCCTTCACGACCGATTCCGCTTTCTTTGAATCCGCCGAATGGCGCCTGCGTCTGTGTCGGCGAACCGTCGTTGATACCCACGATTCCGTATTCCAGCTGTTCGGCCATGCGGAAGCAGCGTTGGTTGTCACGCGTGTAGACATAGGCTGCCAATCCGTAGCGTGTATTGTTGGCTTGTTGAACCACAGTCGCTTCATCCGTGAAGCGAACGATTGGTACGACTGGACCAAAGGTTTCTTCATAAGCGATCTTCATCTCGTCCGTCACATCTGTGATGACAGTCGGCTCGCAGTAGAAGCCTTTTGCGTAATCGCCCTCTGTCAAGCGAGCTCCGCCGTAAACGACTTGGCCGCCTTTGCCTTTTGCGTCTTCGATGTGCTCCAGTACCTTGTTCAGCGCACGTTCGTTAACGAGTGGACCGATCTCCGTTTCTTTTTGGCGACCGTCCCCTACTGTTGCTTTTTTCAGTCTCTCAACCAGCTTCTCGGTGAATGCATCCGCTACCTCTTCATGCACGTACAAACGGTTGGTACAAATGCACATTTGTCCGGAGTTGCGGAATTTGCTCTCAAAGAGTCCTTTTACAGCTGCGTCCAGATCAGCATCAGGGAACACAATGAACGGTGCATGACCGCCCAGCTCCATGCTGACGCGCTTGACTTGCTTGGCTGCCCCTTCCATGAGGAGTTTCCCTACGCGCGTAGACCCAGTAAAGCCGATTTTGCTCAGCTTTGGATTCTCTACGAACTCCTTGCCGATCTCCTCTGGCTTTCCTACGACGAGGTTTACGACACCTTTTGGAAAGCCTGCTTGCTCAATCAGCTCAAAGAGACGGATCGCGGAGAGAGGTGTGCTCTCTGCCGGCTTCAGTACTACTGTGCAGCCTGCTGCGAGTGCTGGAGCGATTTTGCGCACGACCATGTTGACCGGGAAGTTCCAAGGAGTGATCGCACCTACGACACCCACTGGCTGACGCAGAACCATGATCCGTTTGTTCGCGACAGATGATGGGATCGTTTCGCCGTAGACACGTTTGGCTTCTTCCGCGTACCAGACGAAGTTGTCAGCAGCGCCCAGCACTTCGCCTTTTGCTTCCCCGATCGGTTTTCCCATCTCCGCGGAAATGATGCCCGCCAGTTCATCGCGGCTGTTTTTTACCAACTCGGACAAGTTGTACAAATACTTGGAGCGTTCACGTGCGGTCAGGCGAGACCAGCTGCCAAATGCCTCGTGTGCTGCATCGATTGCTTTTTTGGCTTCGCGGTCGTCACCGAAAGAAACGGTCCCGACAGTTTCCCCGGTAGCGGGATTGACGATCGACACGGTTTCCCCGCTTTCTGCCGATACCCATTCCCCATTGATATACATTTGCTTGCTCTCTCCCATGACACTCGCTCCTCTCATTCTCTCAATAGATTGGTTTTAGAGCCTCAAACGGATTCTTGCAGTGCCTGCAATACAAAATGCTGCGACAGGCTGCTGGTCCAAACAGGTTTTCAATCGTTGTATAAGGAGAATCGCAGTAGGGACAAGCCACTTCCCACGTATCCCCTGGTTTAAACCCAAGCGGTGGCGGTGCAATACCAAAGCTGCGCAGTTTGTCTCGCGCATCTACGGCAATACGGTCCGAGGTCCAATGAGGATCGTACACGAAACGCACTTGTACCTCGTTGATTCCCTCCCCTTCCACCAGCTTTTCAGTGATGTTTTTCTTCATGATTTCCAGTGCAGGACAGCCGACAAAGGTAGGCAGCACTTCTACGTGCGCTACGCCAGCTTCTACCCGTACCTTGTGGATCATACCCATTTCTACCATGCTGATCACTGGGATCTCCGGATCTTTCACTTCTTGCAGCAGTTCCCAGCATGCCGCTTCTTGTTGGTCAAGCGTTTCCATATTCTCGTGCGCCATGCAGATCGCCTCCATGAATCGTCCTAGGTAGTCGTTTTCTTACCAACTCGCTGCCGGATCGATCCGGTACACTTCAGAAAGGGTAGCCACCGCTTGCGCCAGCTCAGGGGTGTGCTCTCCAGCACGACCGCGTTCCGCGGCTTTGCCTGGCTCACCCGGCCAGCTCAAACCTGCTTTTTGGAAAATGTCTTTTGTCAGGTTGATCCATTTTTGGCGATGTATGTCTTCACCCGCGATCAGTCCAAACCGAACGATGTTGTCTGCGTCCAAGCCGAGATCGCTGAGTTCCCCTGCATCCTGCCATACTTTTGCTATCGCCGCCTCGAGCTTTTGGCGGGCATCTGGTGTACTGTTGGCGAGTTGCTTCAGCCATACTTGCCAGTGCATCAAGTGATAGCGGTGCTCGGTCAGCATCTTGCGGCTGATGAGGACGAGCGGTGCATAGGAGGACTGCTGCAAGGCTTCCAAGCGTACCTGCTTATGCAAGCCGTATACATAGCTGCGGACAATGGCATACGCCCAGTCGTAGTGGGGATCGTCATTGTACTCTCCCACACCATTTTTGCGCTCGACGAGAATCGCATTGCGAAATGCTGCAGACTCGCGAAGCTGAGCGATGTCATCTGCTTTGCCCAACCCGAGCTCCTCGAGCATTTCATAATACATGACCGCGTGTCCCATCATATCCTGCGACATGGAGGAAAACGCAACATCTTCTTCTATATGAGGTGCGAGACCAAGCCACTCCGATCCACGATAGGCCAGAATGAAATCGTCGTCTGCCAGCTGGAAGAGAAGATCTGCCAAGGCTTGCTTGTATTCCTGATTTTGCAGTGCCTGTTCTACGGTTTCTACGTGTAATGCTTCACCCATGATCGATTCCTCCTTCTCAGCTGCCACTCCCGGTGTTTTGCTGTGCTTCGTATTCTTCTTTGTGATGGCGCCATCTTCCCTGCAGATCACCGTATCCTTTTGTTTCCCGATAGCTCTTGTTGTCAATGCGCTCCAGGAAAGGACGCTCCTCTGGCGGCAACCCCGTGATATCATCTCGCTTGACTACCCAAAGGTTAAAACAAGGCTCACGACGCAGGAAGTTTTCCCGTGCCATCGTCAGCGCGACCTCAGCGTTTGGTGCGAGCAAGCTGAATTGATGGACGAATGAAGCGCTTACGTTTTTTTGACTAAACACTTCGTAGATGAAAAAGTTCTCGTTGTTTGTTTGGTTGCTCATTGCATTCACCTACCCTACTTGGCGGCCGAACGACAGAATCGCGTCGCGCACCCATTTTGTTTCTTCATAGGACATTTCTCGCAGATGCAGACGTTGGGCAGAACGTGGGCCCTTGCCTTTGACAATCAGCTTGAACTCTTCCCAATCCGGTTGTTGGTACACCCATTTATCTTCTGCTTCATCGAAATAAATCGTATCGTCCGGTACAGTAAACCCGAGGTGGAATATCCGTGGGAGATATTTTTTCAAGAAGATTTGTCGCAGTTCCTCATTGGTTTGCGAACGGATCTTGTAACGCATGTTTGAAGCCTGATTGCTCGTGATGTTGCCATTCTCGGGTGGTCCGAAGAACATCAGGAGCGAAGGCCACCAGCGAGTAATCGATTCCTGCAGCATTTGTCGCTGCTCCTCTGTTCCTTCAGCCAGTTCTAGTACGATGCTCTCGCCATGCTGTGCGTGGAATTTTTCTTCCGCACAGATTCGGTGCAGGGCGCGTGCATACGGCGCATAGGAAGTATCCAGCGACATCGATTGCGTAATGATTGCAGCTCCGTCTACTAGCCAGCCAATGACACCTGCATCTGCCCAGGTCGGTGCTTCCATATGAAATACGTTGTGAAACTTCAATCGACCCGCGAACAAATCTTGCATGATGTCTTCACGAGTTTTGCCCAGAGGAGCAATCAGATCCTCTGCGACTCGCAGCAATAGCTGTCCATGGCCCATCTCATCCTGTACCTTGGCCATGATCGCCAGTTTGCGGCGAAGAGTCGGTGCTTTGGGTACCCATTCTTTTTCCGGTAAAGCTCCCATGATCTCGCTGATACCATGCATCGAAATCAGCTTGATTAATTGGTTGCGGTAATCATCAGGCATCCAGTCGTCCGCTTCGATTTTTTCCCCGCGGTCAATTCGCGCTAAAAACGCTTCCATTTTTGCATCTTCTGTCAAATCTGAACGTTCCATCGGTGTTTGCATGAAGAACGACCTCCTTCTGTTTCGCACTTGTCTATTTCATATAATTTATAATACGTTTTTGTAACGTAATAATAACATATCGTCATACGATTCTGCAATAGGTGCAAACGTTTTCATTGCAGCCGATTTATTCCATCCTTCCTCCGGATACCGCTGCTTCCTTCAATTGCTCCGCCATCTGCCGCAGTTGTTGCATGACGGAATCCAGTTCCTGAATTCGCGTAGACTGCTGCAGGCTGTGATTCATCGTCTTTTCAAGTTCGCCTGAAACCGTCCCTACCAGACCATTCATCTCATCTAGAATGCGAAAAATGCTTTTTGCCGATGTCGAGGACGACTGGGAAAGTCTTCGAATCTCTTCTGCCACGACAGAAAATCCTCGTCCTGCTGTTCCCGCACGAGCAGCTTCTAGCACCGCATTTAACCCTAGTACATTTGAGCGGGTGGATATGTCACGAATCAATTGATTGATTTGCGAAGTCTCGGTAATTTTGGATTCCATCTGAACTGCCGTCTCTGATAATGTATGACTGGCCACAGCAAGATCGTTCGCTTCTTTTGCCAGACTCTCCGTGTGGTTCGCGATGTTTTCGAGCGCATCGGTCAAATTCTCAGCGAGTGCACGCAATCGATCTTCCTGATCAGTCGTCACGCCGGTGGCCAAACAACCGACCACTTGTCCGTTCTCCACGATCGGATAGCCTACAGCGATATAAGGAATGCCGTAAAGCTCCTTGCCAATCTTGCGGACTACCCTCCGATTTTCTGCCACCGCTGTCGCATTGATGCTACCAGCACGTAGAGGGTCCCCTACCTTGATTCCCAGATTCAAGTCTGATGCCGGATAATACGCCAAAAACTTTTCTCTGTCCGTGACCCCCACCATGCAATCAAACAAAAACGCTTTCTGCAAAATCGGCGCTACCATCAAAAGACTGTTTAGTAGTGACATGTCCATTCCCCCCTGACGTCAGGTGACGAAAACAGCCGTCCCTCCCGCATCTTCCGTTTGCGGAAAGAACAGCCGTTTTATTCTTCAGCCTTATTGTCCTTTATTTGAGAATCTGAAATTTGCCATCTTTGACTTCTACCATGATCATGCTGTCTTCTGTCAAGCCGTTATGGTCTTCAGCCGTGAAGACAAATTCACCTGTTACCCCAACGTATTTGACTTTTTCCAGTACTTCACTCAGCTTGGATGCATCGCCGCCAGCCTGCTTCAGCCCTTCGACCATCAGGTTCAAGCCGTCGTAGCCGTAGCCTGCAAAGCCATCCGGCTCTACATTGTAAGCAGCCTTGTAGCCATCTACGAATTTCTTGACGACCGCTGCTTGTGGATCGTTTGCATCGATCTGATCAGGTACCAGTAATTTACCCGCTACCATCAGGACTCCGTTGCCAGCATCACCGACGAGCTCGAGGAATTTGCTATTGGCGGAACCGTGGCTGCTGATGATCGGAATGCTCAGGTTCAGCTGTTTCGCTTCTTTTACAATCGTCGCTGGTCCTGGATTGGTTCCAGCTACGATTAACACCTGTGCGTCTGTTCCTTTGATCTTAGTCAACTGGGAGCTCATGGACGGATCTTTGGTTCCGTATTTTTCTTCGGCTACGATCGTGATACCGTATTCCGGCGCGTATTTCTTCAATTGCTGAGTCCAGCCGCTGCCGTATGGGTTGCTGTCGTTGAGCATCGCCACTTTTGTGATGCCTTTTTCTTTCAAATATTTAAAGATGCGCTTGGTTCCGTGAACATCGGTATGTGGAGTCTTGAAGATACCTGCACGTACCGGATTCGTGATTTGGTCAGCCGCTGCCATGGAGATCAGCGGAATCTTTTCGGACTGGGAGAATTCAGCCATTCCGAGGGAAGGACCGCTACCGGAAGATCCGAGTACTGCCACAACCTTTTCCTTGGAGACCAGCTTTTTGATCGCTTTGACCGCTTCCGTATTGTCGGATTTGTCATCTTCAAATACGACTTCGACCGGGCGACCATCTACGCCACCTGCGCCATTGATTTCTTTCACCAGCAATTCTACGGCTTGCTTCTCCGGTACGCCGAGTGGGCTGTTTGGACCCGTCATGGAAAATACCGCACCTAGCTTGATCGGTTCCTTGCTGCCTGCTTCTGCCGCTGCCGGTTGTCCTCCTCCAGCTTCAGCTGCTGGCTTGGCACCGCCTCCACAAGCGCTGAGCAACACCATGGATGCCAGAGCAATCGGGAAGAGCCACTTGGTCTTTTGACGTTTTTTCACGGAAATACCCCCTAGAATAGTTGTCTCTTTGTTATTTTTTAACGCGTAGGAATTTATAAGCGAAACGCTTATGAATTCTGGAGCGCATGAAAACTTTCAGCTAAAACGCGGTCGCTCCTCCATGAACAGGCCTCGATAGAGGTTTTCTTATTGTCAAACCGCTTCATGGGAATGTCCCAGATAGGCAGATTGCACTCTTGGATCGTTGCTAATCATCTCTGCTGTGCCTTCCAGCATGACGGTTCCGGTGGAAAGCACATACGCTCGGTCTGAAATGGCCAGCGCAGCGCGAGCATTTTGCTCAACCAGCAAAACAGTTGTCCCCCACTGTGAGCGAATTTCTTGCACGATCGTCAAGATTTCCTTGGCGATCAACGGTGCCAGCCCCAATGACGGCTCGTCCAACAAGAGCAGCTGTGGTCGGGAGAGCAAGGCCCTACCGATCGCCAGCATTTGTTGTTGGCCGCCGGACAGCGTACCGCCGAGCTGCCACTTCCGCTCAGCCAGGATCGGGAAGCGCTCGTACACCGTCTCCATCTCTTTGGCGATCTCTCTCTTGCTCGTCTTGGGCATGCGGTGAGAAGCTCCCAGCCATAGGTTGTCTTCCACTGTCAGCGTGGAGAAAATTTGTCTGCGCTCAGGCACATGCGCCATTCCTCTCGCCACCACCAGTTCAGCCGGGATGCGAGTAATGTCCTGATCACGGAACCAAACGCTACCGTCTTTGGCGCCGTGCAATCCGCAAATACAGTTGAGCAGTGTCGTTTTGCCCGCTCCATTTGAGCCGAGCAAGGATACGATCTCTCCTTCATTTACATGCAAGTCAATACCGTGCAGCACTTCGACAGGACCGTAACGAGCTTTCATGTTTTCTACGCGTAAGATCGCTTTTTCCATCTCTTCACCCCCGACTGTCTTCCTGTTCTTCCGTTCCCAGATAGGCCGAAATGACTCGCGGATTCTCCTGAATTTCACGCGGGGTTCCTTCCGCAATTTTACTGCCTTGATCGAGAACAACGATGCGATCGGCAATGGTCATAATCATGTCCATATCGTGCTCGACCAGTAGGATCGCCGTGCCGTTTTGGCGAATCTCCTGAAACATCCGGCTCATCTCTGCTGTCTCGGTATGATTCAAGCCAGCGGCCGGCTCATCGAGAAGTAGCAGTCTCGGTTCGGCAACCATCGCGCGGGCAATCTCCATCAAGCGCAGCTTTCCGTATGGAAGACTCCCTGCCTGTGAAGCAGTCAGA is a window from the Brevibacillus choshinensis genome containing:
- a CDS encoding methyl-accepting chemotaxis protein, with the protein product MSLLNSLLMVAPILQKAFLFDCMVGVTDREKFLAYYPASDLNLGIKVGDPLRAGSINATAVAENRRVVRKIGKELYGIPYIAVGYPIVENGQVVGCLATGVTTDQEDRLRALAENLTDALENIANHTESLAKEANDLAVASHTLSETAVQMESKITETSQINQLIRDISTRSNVLGLNAVLEAARAGTAGRGFSVVAEEIRRLSQSSSTSAKSIFRILDEMNGLVGTVSGELEKTMNHSLQQSTRIQELDSVMQQLRQMAEQLKEAAVSGGRME
- a CDS encoding ABC transporter substrate-binding protein, producing the protein MKKRQKTKWLFPIALASMVLLSACGGGAKPAAEAGGGQPAAAEAGSKEPIKLGAVFSMTGPNSPLGVPEKQAVELLVKEINGAGGVDGRPVEVVFEDDKSDNTEAVKAIKKLVSKEKVVAVLGSSGSGPSLGMAEFSQSEKIPLISMAAADQITNPVRAGIFKTPHTDVHGTKRIFKYLKEKGITKVAMLNDSNPYGSGWTQQLKKYAPEYGITIVAEEKYGTKDPSMSSQLTKIKGTDAQVLIVAGTNPGPATIVKEAKQLNLSIPIISSHGSANSKFLELVGDAGNGVLMVAGKLLVPDQIDANDPQAAVVKKFVDGYKAAYNVEPDGFAGYGYDGLNLMVEGLKQAGGDASKLSEVLEKVKYVGVTGEFVFTAEDHNGLTEDSMIMVEVKDGKFQILK
- a CDS encoding ABC transporter ATP-binding protein — its product is MEKAILRVENMKARYGPVEVLHGIDLHVNEGEIVSLLGSNGAGKTTLLNCICGLHGAKDGSVWFRDQDITRIPAELVVARGMAHVPERRQIFSTLTVEDNLWLGASHRMPKTSKREIAKEMETVYERFPILAERKWQLGGTLSGGQQQMLAIGRALLSRPQLLLLDEPSLGLAPLIAKEILTIVQEIRSQWGTTVLLVEQNARAALAISDRAYVLSTGTVMLEGTAEMISNDPRVQSAYLGHSHEAV